The Phycisphaerae bacterium RAS1 genome includes a region encoding these proteins:
- a CDS encoding Soluble hydrogenase 42 kDa subunit, with amino-acid sequence MKKIRLYTPGPCEVPAEALLEMARPFEHHRTQWFKDLLKECTEKLQKVLMTKNEVLILTGSGTAAMEGAIVGCHPAGSRALVIENGKFSERWGLICEQYGIDCIRHKIEWGTAIDPAVVGDYLKKDKAITSVIAVHSETSTATACDLEAIAKITSAAGKLLLADCITSAGCMPLKPDEWGVDIVVTGSQKALMLPPGLGFASVSERAWQTIEANSKQHAFYVNYSKARKAAKKSDTPYTPAHLLVRGLRITLDMLLGEGMEGVWKRVATMAEATRRATAAMKLQLLSKRPADSVTAMLIPEAIKEGILRKKLRETYGIHLAGGQDSLEGKICRISHMGFIDPVDTIGAIAAIEQCLHALGHPVELGAAPAAAQKVVAERMK; translated from the coding sequence ATGAAGAAGATCCGTCTCTACACGCCGGGCCCGTGCGAGGTTCCGGCCGAAGCTCTGCTCGAAATGGCCCGTCCGTTCGAGCATCACCGCACGCAATGGTTCAAGGACCTGCTCAAGGAATGCACGGAGAAGCTGCAGAAGGTCCTGATGACGAAAAACGAGGTGCTCATCCTCACCGGCTCGGGCACCGCCGCCATGGAGGGCGCCATCGTCGGCTGCCATCCGGCCGGATCAAGGGCCCTGGTGATCGAGAACGGCAAATTCTCGGAGCGTTGGGGCCTGATCTGCGAGCAATACGGAATTGATTGCATTCGCCACAAGATCGAGTGGGGCACGGCGATCGATCCGGCGGTGGTTGGCGACTATCTGAAGAAGGACAAGGCCATCACGAGCGTGATCGCGGTGCACAGCGAGACGTCGACCGCGACGGCCTGCGACCTTGAGGCGATCGCGAAGATCACCAGCGCTGCGGGCAAGCTGCTGTTGGCCGATTGCATCACGTCGGCGGGCTGCATGCCGTTGAAACCGGACGAGTGGGGTGTGGACATCGTTGTCACCGGTTCGCAAAAGGCGCTGATGCTGCCGCCGGGGCTGGGGTTTGCGTCGGTAAGCGAGCGGGCGTGGCAGACGATCGAAGCCAACAGCAAGCAGCACGCGTTCTACGTGAACTACAGCAAAGCCCGCAAGGCGGCCAAGAAGAGCGACACGCCGTATACGCCGGCGCATCTGCTGGTGCGCGGGCTGCGGATCACGCTGGACATGCTGCTGGGCGAGGGCATGGAGGGCGTGTGGAAGCGCGTGGCGACGATGGCGGAGGCCACGCGCCGCGCGACGGCGGCGATGAAGCTGCAGCTTCTGTCGAAGCGGCCGGCGGATTCGGTGACGGCGATGCTGATTCCCGAGGCGATCAAGGAAGGCATTCTGCGCAAGAAGCTGCGCGAAACGTACGGCATTCACCTGGCCGGCGGGCAGGACAGCCTCGAAGGAAAAATCTGCCGCATTTCGCACATGGGCTTCATTGATCCGGTGGACACGATCGGCGCGATCGCGGCGATTGAGCAGTGCCTGCATGCGCTGGGACATCCGGTCGAGCTGGGCGCGGCGCCGGCGGCGGCGCAAAAGGTGGTCGCCGAGCGGATGAAGTGA
- the ppiA_2 gene encoding Peptidyl-prolyl cis-trans isomerase A precursor, with protein MRVICLLLGMAALGSVAGCPTGDLIVPGNPRVRIETTLGSFVVELFPGAAPVAVQNFQQYASDGFYDGTLFHRVIPGFVIQGGGFTTGLVEKDTRPAIINEARQSAPNVRGTIAMARGDDPNSATSQFFINLVDNAALDPTLTSAGYAVFGIVVEGMDVVDTIATARTQTADNGFEAVPVTDIVILSAIAETGPASIDPEWQAYLDDFEFRAANFVRSSAIQIGAFLVSSRGF; from the coding sequence ATGCGAGTCATCTGTTTGCTTCTGGGCATGGCGGCGCTGGGCAGCGTGGCGGGCTGTCCGACCGGCGACCTGATCGTCCCGGGCAACCCGCGCGTGCGGATCGAGACCACGCTGGGGTCGTTCGTGGTCGAGCTGTTTCCCGGCGCGGCCCCGGTGGCCGTGCAGAACTTCCAGCAGTACGCGTCGGACGGTTTCTACGACGGTACGCTATTTCATCGCGTCATTCCGGGGTTCGTGATTCAGGGCGGCGGCTTCACGACCGGACTGGTCGAGAAAGACACCCGGCCGGCGATCATCAACGAGGCGCGGCAGAGCGCGCCGAACGTGCGCGGCACGATCGCCATGGCCCGCGGTGACGATCCGAATTCGGCGACATCGCAGTTCTTCATCAACCTGGTCGACAACGCGGCGCTCGACCCGACGCTGACCAGCGCGGGCTACGCGGTGTTCGGCATCGTGGTGGAGGGGATGGACGTGGTGGACACGATTGCCACCGCGCGAACGCAGACGGCGGACAACGGGTTCGAGGCTGTTCCGGTGACGGACATCGTCATCCTGTCGGCCATCGCTGAGACCGGTCCGGCGTCGATCGACCCGGAGTGGCAGGCCTACCTGGATGATTTCGAGTTTCGTGCCGCGAACTTTGTGCGCAGTTCAGCGATTCAGATCGGCGCGTTCCTCGTGTCTTCGCGCGGATTCTGA
- a CDS encoding Polysaccharide biosynthesis/export protein — MTRDARLPNVDDGRPHLRVGLFCAVLALLCGCADKRISLDDLAALESSEQGKVEPVQIETQKLPLAEQKRFTVGPMDVLNITLIGAAETDRYAPTQIRARVAHDGSIVLPMVGRIKVDGLDMAQLEARIIEAHASLIKDLTVYVELIGADNTTVLVVGAGEQQGLVELPRNRRNVVYAVAQAGGFGLAASGRVTIHPVNAERPTLSFNLGEVNDVRRAFLAPALESGDMVVVEQQQESAIFVSGLTNRPGPVGISRDGALTLTQTVAAAGGLRDFLSFVPQATLVRTLDSGEKVRVKVDLASVYAGEAPDVALRAGDVLQIPHTLETRFQEWVYGNVLSATSVSVRYDPLQQYNTNRLLARQRQNRSNGLLNSVLINGAELFVPQPVNPNP, encoded by the coding sequence ATGACACGCGATGCCCGCTTACCCAACGTGGACGACGGCCGGCCACACCTGCGCGTCGGCCTTTTCTGCGCCGTCCTGGCGCTGCTGTGCGGCTGCGCCGACAAGCGCATCTCGCTTGACGACCTCGCGGCGCTGGAATCGAGCGAGCAGGGGAAGGTCGAGCCGGTGCAGATCGAAACGCAGAAGCTGCCGCTGGCCGAGCAGAAACGCTTCACGGTCGGTCCGATGGACGTGCTCAACATCACGCTCATCGGCGCGGCCGAAACCGACCGCTACGCGCCGACTCAGATTCGCGCGCGCGTGGCGCACGACGGCAGCATCGTCCTGCCGATGGTCGGTCGCATCAAGGTAGACGGTCTCGACATGGCTCAGCTCGAAGCGCGCATCATCGAGGCGCATGCTTCGCTCATCAAAGACCTGACGGTCTATGTCGAGTTGATCGGCGCGGATAACACGACGGTGCTCGTGGTCGGCGCCGGCGAGCAGCAGGGTCTGGTCGAGCTGCCGCGGAACCGCCGCAACGTGGTCTACGCCGTCGCCCAGGCGGGCGGTTTCGGGCTGGCGGCCTCGGGCCGCGTGACGATTCATCCCGTGAATGCCGAGCGGCCCACGCTGTCGTTCAACCTCGGCGAGGTGAACGACGTGCGGCGGGCGTTTCTGGCGCCGGCGCTGGAGAGCGGCGACATGGTGGTGGTCGAACAGCAGCAGGAGTCGGCCATCTTCGTCAGCGGCCTGACCAACCGCCCCGGACCGGTCGGGATTTCGCGCGACGGAGCGCTGACCTTGACGCAGACGGTCGCGGCGGCCGGCGGGCTGCGCGACTTCCTGTCGTTCGTGCCGCAGGCGACGCTCGTGCGAACGCTGGACAGCGGCGAGAAGGTGCGTGTCAAGGTGGACCTGGCGTCGGTCTACGCCGGCGAGGCGCCGGATGTGGCTCTGCGGGCCGGCGACGTGCTTCAGATTCCGCACACGCTGGAGACGCGCTTCCAGGAATGGGTGTACGGCAACGTGCTGAGCGCGACCTCGGTCAGCGTGCGGTACGACCCGTTGCAGCAGTACAACACCAACCGTCTGCTGGCCCGGCAGCGGCAAAACCGGTCCAACGGCTTGCTCAATTCGGTGCTGATCAACGGCGCCGAGCTGTTTGTTCCGCAGCCTGTGAACCCGAACCCGTAG
- a CDS encoding tetratricopeptide repeat protein, with translation MQCCRLGRIRVGVVALVVGGAALLCGGGYGAWKLRRYLMIEGLRKDGAAAFQARDWAGARRDLGKYLKIRPDDLEPLRMYATAQLTGDPVEPDNVGQAIASYRRVLRALPDDDEAFAALHRIYRVTGGFSELRFVASKRLEARPQHLKARVALAESLAAQREFDKANTEIAAVLSADRGGDDQSLIDAYVLGSILRTTQGPTREAVTLVEQGLERFPKSGSLRVRRGVLLSGLAAAAEDSAERASLQKQADADLRAGAAMDLEHIDVHLAVADYWLGRGDLEAARAALDAVAKLDPALVREQMVYPLDWELSVFAQRARLALLAADVADAGKLASEAAERFAEPRRRSLALPFIIELSLAAGDAPTARTHLENYKAILKLLPPELAEPKRMLFLEASVARGEKKLFEVIRLLAGEAAGDDSALLRLLADAYIATEQSARAARVLERLVQVSPADLRTVLMYARVCLDVGDWQTAQAAAEAARKLAPDDPDVQRLQLRCGLVREQYQSGAPDNLRTMRSGVSALLEKSPNDATLIAALAAIDEELGDLETAKATLRDGMRRVPGDVTPPLQLAGLLARSGDAAAAEAVLREACEKFPALASPAAALADHLNGNQRGDEAAAVYDAALKRITEGPERRTLLLRFASFCLARGDEATAVKTLRGLADANPTDIAVRTLLLDLASVRREKALAGELIGQLESIEGSTGVQWRYQRARLLVDAGPDQATEAIALLEQCIASDPRWTNAVLLLAGLYMSQDRAQEADALCRKTLELGPNPAVANRWMGYLQRQGRFTEMREVLERFQGGLTADELARQRVSLALSTGDAQSAINLLQSRLEGDRADVRDRATLARLIYVRTQDVAKALAPLDQAAEDEDALAILATRVLILNSAGRTEEAITALDAAVARADTFDHRLLRARYLNELKRPDDAARDFEALPGLSADGAGHAHYGEFLARLGRLDDAVAVWEKGLAAAPGNVSLQRGLIKAYLQRSGAGDRERAEKLLAAAEAKNGGDLEVVWLRVVEMMSSSDATRREQATKRIEAALNTRSGTVAAYRGVCENAIRLGKLDLARTLALRGLNRFPSDRRLSLLLARLEGDLGNFESLVSRVRDVLNADPGDREALRLLTDAATASRDKRLLSDARGRIEKLRLTAADDVELAGMLAGVISQDDPRAAIRVLEPIAAAQGAEAGVGLLLSLAELHRQARDFPGAEGYIARAEAKAPREPAVCRGRMILLFEQQKQAELTQYVRSVTDENASVELLLTAGELLGGSPQPEHHALAEELLKRAVATAPQPGAYHVLARLAYERQDLDGAVAAYRKLLELAPQDALAMNNLAWMLAMQRGDPKAGAALAEKAVELSPSNPEFHDTLAQILLKTGDTSRARRELETVLRLAPSESDQHKKAARQLEQLRDGGDPR, from the coding sequence ATGCAATGTTGCCGTTTGGGGAGAATTCGCGTCGGTGTGGTGGCGCTGGTGGTGGGCGGGGCGGCGCTGCTCTGCGGCGGAGGGTACGGCGCGTGGAAGCTGCGGCGCTATCTGATGATCGAGGGGCTGCGGAAGGATGGGGCTGCGGCGTTCCAGGCGCGGGACTGGGCCGGCGCGCGGCGCGACCTGGGCAAGTACCTGAAGATCCGCCCGGATGATCTGGAGCCGCTGCGCATGTACGCGACGGCGCAGCTCACGGGCGACCCGGTGGAGCCGGACAACGTCGGCCAGGCGATCGCGTCATACCGCCGCGTCCTGCGCGCGCTGCCGGACGACGACGAGGCGTTCGCGGCGCTGCATCGAATCTATCGCGTCACGGGCGGGTTTTCCGAATTGCGCTTCGTCGCGTCCAAGCGTCTGGAGGCGCGACCGCAGCATCTCAAAGCGCGTGTCGCACTTGCGGAATCGCTGGCGGCGCAACGCGAATTCGACAAGGCCAACACCGAGATCGCGGCCGTTCTTTCGGCAGACCGCGGCGGCGACGATCAATCGCTCATCGACGCCTACGTGCTGGGGAGCATCCTGCGGACGACGCAGGGCCCCACGCGCGAGGCCGTCACACTGGTCGAACAAGGGCTGGAGCGATTCCCGAAATCGGGGTCGCTGCGCGTGCGGCGGGGCGTGCTGCTCTCGGGGCTGGCCGCGGCGGCGGAGGATTCAGCCGAGCGGGCGTCGCTTCAGAAGCAGGCGGACGCAGACCTTCGGGCCGGGGCCGCCATGGATCTTGAGCACATTGACGTGCACCTCGCGGTGGCGGACTACTGGCTCGGACGCGGGGACCTCGAAGCGGCTCGCGCGGCGCTGGATGCGGTGGCGAAACTCGACCCGGCCCTGGTTCGTGAGCAGATGGTCTATCCGCTGGATTGGGAGCTGAGCGTCTTTGCCCAGCGGGCGCGCCTGGCGCTTCTGGCTGCAGACGTTGCGGACGCCGGCAAGCTCGCATCGGAGGCCGCTGAGCGCTTCGCGGAGCCGCGGCGGCGGTCGCTGGCGCTGCCGTTCATCATCGAACTGTCGCTTGCCGCGGGGGATGCTCCGACGGCGCGCACACATCTCGAGAACTACAAGGCGATTCTCAAGCTCCTGCCGCCCGAGCTGGCCGAGCCGAAACGGATGCTGTTCCTCGAGGCCAGCGTCGCCCGCGGGGAGAAGAAGCTCTTCGAAGTCATCCGTCTGTTGGCGGGTGAAGCCGCGGGCGACGACAGCGCGCTGCTGCGCCTGCTGGCGGACGCGTACATCGCGACCGAACAGTCGGCCCGCGCGGCGCGCGTGCTGGAGCGCCTGGTGCAGGTTTCCCCCGCCGACCTGCGAACGGTCCTGATGTACGCGCGTGTGTGTCTCGACGTGGGCGACTGGCAAACCGCCCAGGCTGCGGCGGAGGCGGCTCGCAAGCTGGCGCCGGATGATCCGGATGTTCAGCGTTTGCAACTGCGCTGCGGCCTGGTTCGCGAGCAATATCAATCCGGAGCGCCGGACAATCTGCGGACGATGCGCTCGGGCGTTTCGGCATTGCTGGAGAAATCGCCGAACGACGCCACGCTGATTGCGGCGCTGGCGGCGATCGACGAAGAGCTTGGCGACCTGGAGACCGCGAAGGCGACGCTTCGCGACGGCATGCGGCGCGTGCCCGGCGACGTCACACCGCCGCTGCAACTGGCGGGGTTATTGGCGCGCAGCGGCGATGCGGCCGCGGCGGAAGCGGTGCTGCGCGAGGCATGCGAGAAATTCCCGGCCCTGGCTTCGCCCGCGGCCGCCCTCGCGGATCATCTGAACGGCAACCAGCGCGGCGACGAAGCCGCGGCGGTTTACGACGCCGCACTGAAGCGCATCACCGAGGGGCCCGAACGACGGACGCTGCTTCTGCGTTTCGCGAGCTTCTGCCTGGCGCGCGGCGACGAGGCGACGGCGGTCAAGACACTGCGCGGTCTGGCCGACGCCAACCCGACAGACATCGCCGTTCGGACGCTGCTGCTTGATCTGGCGAGCGTGCGCCGTGAGAAGGCGCTCGCCGGCGAACTGATCGGGCAGTTGGAAAGCATCGAAGGCTCGACCGGTGTGCAATGGCGCTACCAGCGCGCCCGGTTGCTGGTCGACGCCGGCCCGGATCAGGCGACCGAAGCGATTGCGCTGCTCGAACAGTGCATCGCATCGGACCCGCGCTGGACAAATGCAGTGTTGCTGCTGGCCGGTCTTTACATGAGCCAGGATCGTGCGCAGGAAGCAGACGCGCTGTGCCGCAAGACGCTGGAGCTCGGACCGAACCCGGCGGTCGCCAATCGCTGGATGGGGTATCTGCAGCGGCAGGGGCGGTTCACAGAGATGCGCGAAGTGCTCGAGCGGTTTCAGGGCGGGCTGACCGCGGACGAGTTGGCGCGGCAGCGCGTTTCGCTCGCCCTGAGCACAGGCGACGCGCAATCCGCGATCAACCTGCTTCAGTCGCGGCTCGAGGGCGACCGCGCGGACGTCCGCGACCGCGCCACGCTTGCGCGGCTGATTTACGTGCGGACGCAGGATGTCGCGAAGGCCCTGGCCCCGCTCGACCAGGCTGCGGAGGATGAGGACGCGCTGGCGATTCTGGCGACGCGCGTGCTGATTCTGAACTCGGCCGGCCGTACGGAAGAGGCGATCACGGCGCTGGACGCCGCGGTGGCCCGCGCGGACACGTTTGATCACCGTCTGTTGCGGGCGCGCTATCTGAATGAGCTCAAGCGTCCGGATGACGCGGCCCGGGATTTTGAGGCGCTGCCCGGACTGAGCGCCGACGGCGCCGGTCACGCCCACTACGGCGAGTTTCTGGCGCGCCTGGGCCGGCTCGATGACGCCGTCGCTGTGTGGGAAAAGGGCCTCGCGGCCGCGCCCGGCAACGTGTCGCTGCAGCGCGGTTTGATCAAGGCGTATCTGCAGCGCAGCGGCGCCGGCGACCGCGAGCGGGCGGAGAAGCTGCTGGCCGCCGCGGAGGCCAAGAACGGCGGCGACCTCGAGGTCGTCTGGCTGCGCGTGGTCGAGATGATGTCCAGCAGCGACGCAACGCGGCGCGAGCAGGCGACCAAGCGCATCGAGGCGGCGCTCAACACGCGCAGCGGTACCGTCGCCGCCTATCGCGGTGTGTGCGAGAACGCGATTCGGCTCGGCAAGCTGGACCTGGCGCGGACGCTGGCCCTGCGCGGGCTGAACCGCTTTCCCTCCGACCGGCGTCTTTCGCTGCTCCTGGCGCGGCTTGAGGGAGACCTGGGCAATTTTGAGAGCCTGGTGAGCCGCGTGCGCGACGTGCTGAACGCCGACCCGGGCGACCGCGAGGCGCTAAGGCTGCTGACGGATGCGGCGACGGCGTCGCGCGACAAGCGGCTGCTGAGCGACGCGCGCGGGCGGATCGAGAAACTGCGGCTGACGGCCGCGGACGACGTCGAGCTGGCCGGGATGCTGGCCGGCGTGATCAGCCAGGATGATCCGCGGGCGGCCATCCGCGTTCTGGAGCCCATCGCTGCGGCGCAGGGGGCTGAGGCGGGTGTCGGGCTGCTGCTCTCGCTGGCCGAGTTGCATCGGCAGGCGCGCGATTTTCCGGGGGCCGAGGGCTACATCGCCCGGGCCGAGGCCAAGGCGCCGCGCGAGCCGGCCGTCTGCCGCGGACGGATGATCCTGCTTTTCGAGCAGCAGAAGCAGGCGGAGTTGACGCAATATGTTCGCAGCGTGACGGATGAGAACGCGAGCGTCGAGCTGCTGCTGACGGCCGGCGAGCTGCTGGGCGGCTCGCCGCAGCCGGAGCACCACGCGCTGGCGGAGGAGCTGCTGAAGCGCGCGGTCGCGACCGCGCCGCAGCCGGGGGCGTATCACGTGCTGGCGCGACTGGCGTATGAGCGGCAGGACCTGGACGGCGCGGTCGCCGCGTATCGCAAGCTTCTGGAGCTGGCCCCGCAGGACGCGCTGGCGATGAACAACCTGGCGTGGATGCTCGCGATGCAGCGCGGGGACCCGAAAGCCGGCGCGGCGCTGGCCGAGAAGGCGGTCGAGCTGAGCCCGTCCAATCCGGAATTTCACGACACGCTGGCGCAAATTCTGCTCAAAACGGGCGATACCAGCCGCGCCCGCCGGGAACTCGAAACGGTCTTGCGTTTGGCGCCGTCTGAGTCCGATCAACATAAGAAAGCCGCGCGTCAACTCGAGCAGCTTCGGGATGGCGGCGACCCACGCTGA
- the kanE_3 gene encoding Alpha-D-kanosaminyltransferase — MSPTSRRRLRVLYVAGPGDVVGTFRCWRRGEDDPSQVAITYSAQFFDVCRDMGAEALVISSHPRRDAVRDGPFTVENRPHGLRDARGLLFHLSRVLYGVGLVLSAVRFRADVVVGGQHGSHLFVFFLLRLFRIRFAPSLHCVLWPQFAAVKRSQRLLNRLDAFLFRRGCEAVLCVSKDIEAQVAQLAGGRCPPRVSFVPTYCADTFRDIPAPARDGPFRVLYAGRIEADKGVFGLLEIYRQLAAAGCEVEFDLCGDGSSLTELRTRARGLGVEGGFRCHGHLNRARMREMFAASGVVIVPTTSQFVEGFNKVVVESILAKRPVITSDVCPALSYVKEAVYVANVDDWASYRVRIEQAACRDDGYWRRVAACGQVSGAFVTAEWSFASTLRHVFGAVEKRVAVEERRLSMQSLDR, encoded by the coding sequence GTGAGCCCGACAAGTCGCCGCAGGCTTCGTGTGCTCTATGTCGCCGGTCCCGGCGACGTGGTGGGCACCTTCCGCTGCTGGCGGCGCGGCGAAGACGACCCGTCGCAAGTCGCGATCACGTACTCGGCGCAGTTCTTTGACGTATGTCGTGATATGGGCGCTGAGGCGCTCGTGATATCAAGCCATCCGCGGCGCGACGCCGTCCGCGACGGGCCGTTCACCGTCGAAAACCGGCCGCACGGCCTTCGCGACGCGCGCGGGTTGCTGTTTCATCTCAGCCGCGTGCTGTATGGCGTCGGGCTTGTGCTGAGCGCCGTGCGTTTTCGCGCCGACGTTGTTGTCGGCGGACAGCACGGAAGCCACCTGTTCGTCTTTTTCCTCCTGCGTCTATTTCGAATCCGATTCGCCCCGTCGCTGCACTGTGTTCTCTGGCCGCAGTTCGCGGCGGTCAAGCGCAGCCAGAGATTGCTTAATCGGCTGGATGCTTTTCTGTTCCGCCGCGGTTGCGAGGCCGTGCTGTGCGTGTCAAAGGACATCGAGGCACAGGTGGCACAGCTTGCCGGGGGGCGCTGCCCGCCGCGGGTTTCGTTCGTCCCTACCTACTGCGCCGACACGTTTCGCGACATTCCCGCGCCGGCGCGGGACGGACCGTTCCGCGTGCTCTACGCCGGCCGAATCGAGGCCGACAAGGGCGTGTTCGGGCTGCTGGAGATTTATCGCCAACTGGCGGCGGCCGGGTGCGAGGTTGAGTTTGATCTTTGCGGCGACGGTTCGTCGCTGACAGAATTGCGGACGCGGGCGCGCGGGCTAGGGGTGGAGGGCGGCTTCCGTTGTCATGGGCATTTGAACCGGGCGCGAATGCGCGAGATGTTCGCGGCAAGCGGTGTGGTTATCGTCCCGACCACCAGCCAGTTTGTTGAGGGCTTCAACAAAGTCGTTGTGGAGTCCATTCTGGCTAAGCGGCCGGTAATAACTTCCGACGTCTGCCCAGCTCTAAGCTACGTGAAGGAAGCGGTTTATGTCGCGAACGTGGACGACTGGGCGTCTTACCGGGTTCGCATCGAACAAGCGGCGTGTCGCGATGATGGTTATTGGCGGCGTGTCGCGGCGTGCGGGCAGGTTTCGGGTGCGTTCGTGACGGCGGAGTGGAGCTTCGCAAGCACCCTTCGGCACGTGTTTGGTGCGGTTGAGAAGCGCGTCGCAGTCGAAGAGAGACGATTGTCGATGCAGAGCTTGGACCGATAA